A section of the Phaseolus vulgaris cultivar G19833 chromosome 8, P. vulgaris v2.0, whole genome shotgun sequence genome encodes:
- the LOC137826192 gene encoding serine/threonine-protein kinase PEPKR2-like: MRSPNEMKKKRKESEASERSNLLEVSKSHYSLEHGPRFNKRCREDCVATVPTRSASSLLTASRGLKRKIGCIDEATRMGRSVRIENDYLTGKSTIGQGKFGSVTVCRARAGGVDYACKTLKKGEETVHREVEIMQHVSGHPGVVTLKAVYEDAECWHLVMELCSGGRLVDRMREGPCSEHMAAGILKELMMVVKYCHDMGVVHRDIKPENVLITGTGMIKLADFGLAVRICEGQNLTGVAGSPAYVAPEVLLGRYSEKVDIWSSGVLLHALLVGFLPFKGDSQEALFEDIKNVKLDFQTGVWESISKPARDLVGRMLTRDVSARITADEVLSHPWILFYTAQTLKMLPVKSKLKPQNAAICHKCVTAPESGFGGYRMMDNCSLNGSSTFSSSESCNSEYHDDCAWIDALATAVSHVTISEAKRTKLWGPTGPIDPQGSSNLKTNLCKAF; the protein is encoded by the exons ATGCGATCACCGAATGAGATGAAAAAGAAACGAAAAGAAAGCGAGGCCAGCGAGCGATCGAACTTGCTGGAGGTTTCGAAGTCGCATTACTCGCTAGAGCATGGTCCGAGGTTTAACAAACGGTGCAGGGAAGACTGCGTGGCCACGGTTCCCACTCGCAGCGCGTCGTCACTTTTGACCGCGTCACGGGGACTGAAGCGGAAGATAGGGTGCATTGACGAGGCCACGCGGATGGGAAGGAGCGTGAGGATCGAGAACGATTACCTGACAGGGAAGAGCACGATCGGTCAGGGGAAGTTCGGGTCGGTGACAGTTTGCCGCGCACGTGCGGGGGGCGTGGATTACGCGTGCAAGACGCTGAAGAAGGGGGAGGAGACGGTGCACCGCGAGGTGGAGATAATGCAGCACGTGTCGGGTCACCCTGGGGTTGTAACTCTGAAAGCTGTGTATGAGGATGCGGAGTGTTGGCACCTTGTGATGGAATTGTGCTCCGGGGGTAGATTGGTTGATAGGATGAGGGAGGGGCCGTGTTCGGAACACATGGCGGCTGGGATACTGAAGGAGTTAATGATGGTTGTTAAGTATTGTCATGATATGGGCGTGGTGCATAGGGATATTAAGCCCGAGAATGTTCTGATTACTGGAACTGGGATGATTAAGCTTGCTGATTTTGGTCTCGCCGTCCGAATTTGTGAGG GTCAGAATTTGACAGGTGTTGCTGGGAGCCCTGCATATGTTGCACCGGAAGTGTTGTTGGGTAGATATTCTGAGAAGGTGGATATATGGAGTTCTGGGGTGCTCCTGCATGCTTTGTTGGTTGGTTTTCTTCCATTTAAAGGCGATTCACAAGAGGCACTTTTTGAGGACATAAAAAATGTCAAACTAGATTTCCAAACGGGGGTGTGGGAATCGATATCTAAACCTGCTCGAGATCTTGTTGGGAGAATGTTGACAAGAGATGTTTCAGCAAGGATAACAGCTGATGAAGTACTGA GTCATCCATGGATATTGTTCTATACAGCGCAAACATTGAAGATGCTGCCCGTTAAATCAAAATTGAAACCCCAAAATGCAGCTATTTGCCACAAGTGTGTTACTGCACCTGAATCTGGGTTTGGAGGATACAGGATGATGGATAATTGTTCCCTAAATGGTTCGAGCACGTTTTCATCCTCAGAAAGTTGTAATTCAGAATATCATGATGACTGTGCGTGGATTGATGCACTTGCCACTGCTGTTTCACATGTGACGATATCCGAAGCTAAGAGGACCAAGTTGTGGGGTCCCACTGGTCCAATTGATCCACAAGGTTCATCTAACTTGAAGACTAACCTCTGTAAAGCATTCTGA